CTAGTGGGCCGGCGCGGAAGTCCCGAATGCCTACGGGACTTCTGCAACGGTACACTAGCCCCCGTCCCTCATTCTCCCACCCCGTCCCGTCAAGCTCGTCGGCTCGCCGGTCAAGCGCAGTAGCAATACCGCGGCCCTCGTTATCGCGCGCGGAAACGTGCGCACGTCCATCGTCTCTTCGGTCGTGTGTCCGCCCTCTCCGTGCGGGCCCAGGCCGTCGATCGCGTCCACGTAGGGCGCTACGAACGACACGTCCGCCGCGCCCCGTGCTCCCGGGTCGTGGGGGTGGATCGGCCCGTACCCCAGGTCCTGCGACACCGCGCTGAGCCGCTCCAGGAGGGCCACGTTCCCTTGCGTGGGGGGCATGGAGGGGTAGCCCTCGTCGAACTCGATGGTGGCGCTGGTGTGGGGAAGATGCTGCGCCACGATCGCGTGCATTTTGTCCTTGGCGCGCTCCAGCTGCTCACTGGAAATCGTGCGAATGCCCCCGTGTACGATCACGTCCTGCGCGACGATGTTCGTCTTGCCCGAGAGCGTGCCCCGAACCTCGTCGCGGTCGTAATCGAGGGCCGTTCCGCCCAGGATCACGCCCGGATTGAAGGTCAGGTACTGCTCGCCGCGCACGTGCGAGTAGAAGCCGTCCAGAATGCGCGCGGCCTCGAAGATCGCGCCCGCGCCCACGTCGTCCTTGAAAATCGTGGACGAGTGGTTGCGCCTTCCGCTGACCCGCAGCAGCCACTTGGTCGAGCTGCGCCGGGCGACCACCGCGACCTCCTGCCCGTCGATCACCGAGCCGCTCTCGAAACCGAGCGCCAGGTCGCTCTCCCGCGCCGCGTCGATCAACGCCGCGCGCGCGTCGGCGAGGGGCCGGCCGGGGTCTTCTTCGTCGCCGGTCATGACGACCCGTATGGTCGTGCCCTCCAGCGCGCCGACAGCGGCCAGCGCCTTGAGCGCGTATAGGATAGCGATGTTGCCGCCCTTCATGTCCTCCACCCCCGGGCCGCGTACGGTGCTGTCGTCGACGACCTCGAAGCGCTGGAAGGGACTGTCCTCCTCGAACACCGTGTCCAGGTGGCCGATCAGGAGCACGCGGGCGCCTTGCGGGTCCTGCGCGACGCGCTCCGCGACCAGGTGGCCCGAGCGTTGGAGCGCGTCCGGCTCGGCCACCCAGCGGGCGTCGAAGCCGAGCTCTTCGAAGGAGGGGATCAACGCGTCCGCCACCGCGCGCACGCCCGCGGGATTCATCGTGCCGCTGTTGATGTCGATGCTGCGGCGAAGCTCCTCCAGCGCCTCGTCGGCGTGCGCCGCCACCCAATCCGCGACCTGACGTTCCCGGTCGCTGAGCTGCGCGTGCGCGGGCGTCGCGCCCGCGATCCACAACGCCGACAGCGTCGCGGCCAGAACCGCACGGGCCATCATGGCGCCTCTCCCCCGACGGCCCGCATGAGGAGCCGGCCGATCTCGGCGTTGTCGTTGATGCCGGCGAACGCCGCCGCGCCGGCGCCCGCCGCGAACAGCGGCACCATCTCGTTGCTGTGGCTTCCGGTCGTGTAGTCGGCCACGTCCCTGCCGTCCTCCCGCTCCAGCGCGAGCCCGCCGGTCTCGTGATCGGCGGTGACCACGATCAGCGTCTGGGGGTTGTCCGCCAGGTAGTCCAGCGCGACCCCGATGGCCGCGTCCAGATCCAGCATCTCCGCCGCGACCGACTCGAGAGACTCGTTGCCGTGCTGGCGCCAGTCGGGCTGTGATCCCTCGATCACGAGGAGGAAGCCGTCATCGTCCTTGGCCACCACCGCGAGGGCGGCCGAGGTCATGGCGTCGAGCGTCGGCGCGCGTCCCTCGATGGCTGGGTCCATGCCGTCCTCGGCGAAGAGGCCGAGCAGGCGCTCAGCGTCCGCCGCGGCGTTCCACAGCACCGCCGCGTTGCGCACTACCGTGTACCGGTCCGACAGCGCGGGCAGCAGGTCGGAGGCGTCGTCGCCGCTGCCGTCGAAGTACTGGAGTCCTCCGCCGAGCAGCACCTCGATGTCCTGGGCCGCGTACTGACGCGCGATCTCGCCCGCCATGCCGCGGTCGGGTACGTGCGCGGCGAAGGACGCCGGCGTCGCGTGCGTGATAGAAGAGGTGGCGACCAATCCGGTGGACATGCCGCGGTCTTCGGCCACTTCCAGGATCGTGCGCAGCGGCTGGCGGTCCACGTCGACGCCGATCGCGCCGTTGTAGGTGCGTACGCCCGTCGCGTAGACCGTAGCGCCGGCCGCGCTGTCGGTGATGTCGAGCGTGGCGTTGCGGCTGTCGACCAGCCCCATGACCGGCATGCGCGCGACTGCGAGCCGATCCGCGGCGAACTTGGCCGCGCTCCACGACGCCACCCCGGCGCCGTCGCCGATGAAAACGAAGATGGCGCGGGCGGCGCCGTCCGAAGTGGCCGCGCGCTGGGCGGAGGCGGTCGCGGTGGCGCCGCTCGGCGCCTGCGCGGCGGCCGCGGCCGCGGCGGTGGCGCGCGGTGGCCCGCCGCCGCAGCCCGCGAGGAACGCCGCGGCCAGCAGTAGCGAAGTTCGGGACATGGGGTCCTTCCCGTTTGAGCGAGCGGGGCGAACCCGAAGACTAGGGCGCGCGCCGTCGATGGCAATGCCCCGAGCCGCCGCAAGAGTTTTCCACACATCTCTTACAGGCTCCGCGTTGATCCTGAGGCGCCGCGTCGGCACGTTTCAGACATGGTGAAACCATCAACCGGGCCGTGGCGCTTCGGTACGCCGGTCCTGCTCCTGCTGCTCGGCATAGGGGTCATGGCGGCGGCCGCGTTCCAGGCGCACCAGGCCGTGCGGTCCCAGCGCGCGACCGTCGAAGAGGCGCTACGGGATTACGCGGTCGTGACCGCGTGGAGCCTCGGGCATCACCTCGAGTCAGAGCTCGGCGACGCTGTGTGGGAGCACCTGCAGGCGGTCAACCACGGCGAGGGAGTCCATTCATCGCCGAGCATCCCGCCCGCGCACGACCTCGGACACTATCTCGACTGGGACTCGGCGGGGTGCCTGTGCCACCGGCCCGACCATCCGGTGGAGGCCTACTTCGGCTTCACCCTGGGGTCCGACACCATTCAGGTCGCCCCCAATCTCTACGCCGGCCCCGGGCTGGGCGTCGTGGTCGATCGCGAATTCCAGCTCTTTCGGGAGGCCGAGGGACACCCCGCGCGTGAGCCGCGAGCCTATCCGACCTCCGAGCTGCGCTGGCTGCAGGAGGCGCTGACCGAGAGCGCGCGAAACGACTACTCGCAGGACTGGCGCTTCGCGTTCGTGACCGGCGAGGTGGCCGGCCGGTCCCTGGTCACCGCCTACACGGTCATGCCGACGTCGTGGGGCGACACCGTGCTGTACGCGCTCGAGCTGGCGCCCGTCGCGCTCGCCGCGCTCGCCGACGGGGTTCTGGACGACCAGGACATCCTGCCGCCGGCGTTCACGCGCGAGTTGGGCGCCCGCGGGATACTGGACGCCCGGCTCTCCGACGCGGAGGGGCGGCTCCTCTGGGCGACGGAGGGTAGCGCCCCAGCGGATTCCGCGCGGCTGCACAGGACTACGCGACCGCTGCCGCCGCAGTTCGGCGAGATGGCGCTGACGGCGTCGATCAGGCCGGAGGCCGTGGGGTCGCTGCTGATCGGCGGCGTGCCCAGATCCCGCCTGCCGATCCTGCTGGCGATGCTGGCCCTCGCTACCGCGCTCGCGCTGTTCGCGTTCGGGCAGATGCGGCGCGAATCCAGGCTCGCCTCGGAGCGCGCGGCGTTCGTGTCCAGCGTCTCTCACGAGCTGCGCACGCCGCTGGCGCAGATGCGGCTCTACCTGGACACGCTCCGGCTGGGCCGGGCCACCTCCGAACAGGCTGTGCACAAATCGCTCGGCCTCATCGATCGAGAGACGACGCGGCTCGCCAACCTCGTGGACAACGTGCTGCGATTCTCGCGGCCCGAGTCGGATGTCGCGCGCGCCGCCTCGACGCTCGACCTGTCCTCCGAGGCGCGCGACGCCGTGCGCGGCTTCGGACCTCTGGCAGAGGCGCGTCGGGTGCGGATCGTCGAAGAAATCGAGCCGGACCTGGCGGTGCGCGCGGATCGCGACGGCGTACGCCAGATAGCGATCAACTTCCTGGACAACGCGGTGAAATATGGTCCGCCGGAGCAGTCGGTCACGGTGCGGGTGCGCGCGGCGGGAGCAGGGCGCGCCCGCCTGGAGGTGGAGGACGAGGGGCCGGGCGTTCCCGAGGACGAGCGAGACGCGATCTGGCTGGCCTTCCGGCGCGGCGACGGGCCATCCGCGGCCGCCGTGGGCGGAAGCGGCATCGGCTTGTCGGTGGTCAGGGACATCGCGGAACGCTGCGGCGGGGCCACCTGGGTGGAGGAGGCGGCCGGCGGGGGCGCACTGTTCGTGGCGGAGTTCGACCGTGCTTGACCAGGCGGGAGTGGCCGCCGACCCAAGCGCCGCGACGATCCTGCTGGTCGAGGACAACGAAGACCTCGCGGAGGGGTTGCGCTACAACCTGGAGCTGGAGGGCTACCGCGTCCTGCACGCCGCCGACGGAGGCGAGGGCCTGCGGCTGGCGGGAGAGTCCGACCCCGACCTCGTGATCCTGGACCTCATGCTGCCCGACCTGGACGGGTTCCAGGTGCTCCGATCGCTGCGCGGCGACGGCAGCAACGCTCCCGTCCTCATCCTGACCGCGCGCGGCGCCGAAGAGGACCGTGTACGCGGCTTCCGGCTGGACGCCGATCAGTTCGTGACCAAGCCGTTCCATCTGCTCGAGCTGCTGGAACGCGTGCAGTCGCTGCTGCGGAGGCATTCGGGCCGCGACCGCGACATCGAAGAGACGTTGAGCTTCGGCGACGTGACCATCGACACCGCGTCGCACACGGTGCGGAAGGACAGCCGCGCGGTGTCGCTGACCCCGCGCGCCTATCAGCTCATGCTCGCCCTCATCGCCCGAGGGGGGGCGGTGGCGACCCGCCAGGACCTGCTGCGCGAGGTGTGGGGTCATCGCGCCGAGGTGCTCACCAGAACCGTCGATTCACACGTCGCGGAGCTGCGGCGCAAGCTCGAGGACGATCCTTCCAGGCCGGTCCACTTCATGACCGTCTGGAAGGTGGGCTATCGATTCGAAGAATGAGGAGATCATCGATGTCGAAGTATCCGACCGGGGCGGCGGTGCTGCTTGCGGGTCTTGCCATGATCGTGACTACGCCGGCCGTCGCTCAGCAGGATCACGAGGTGGACCACGCGAACGTGCCGGTGGTCCTTGAACGCGGCTGCGAGGTCGCGATAGCGCTGGCTGCATCGCCGGATCATCTGCGCGAAGAGGCAGGCGTCTGGGCGTACGACGGTGAGGGCTTCGTGCGCCACCGCGAGAGCGGCAACGGCTTCGACTGCATAGTCAACCGGGATCACGCGCGCGCGCTGAAGCCGGTGTGCTTCGACGCCGAGGGGGCGCGCACGATAGTGCCCAAGATACGCCGCTTCGGCGAACTGCTGGCGCAAGGGCAGGACCCCGGCGAAATCAACGCGAGCATCGAAGCGACCTTCGAGCGCGGCGAGTTCGAGTCGCCCGCGCGGCCGGGGGTCGCGTTCATGCTCTCGAACTACAACCGCCCCGCCGGCGCCAACGGTGTGGGTTGGTTCCCGCCGCACGTGATGTACTACGCGCCCAACCTGACCAACGCGGACATCGGTTTCGCGCCCGGAACGGCGCGTGGCGTGCCAGGCCTCCCGTTCGTGGCCTATCAGGGCCCGCAGGGATACCTCGTCGCCCTCGATTCGCGCG
This sequence is a window from Gemmatimonadota bacterium. Protein-coding genes within it:
- a CDS encoding M20/M25/M40 family metallo-hydrolase; its protein translation is MMARAVLAATLSALWIAGATPAHAQLSDRERQVADWVAAHADEALEELRRSIDINSGTMNPAGVRAVADALIPSFEELGFDARWVAEPDALQRSGHLVAERVAQDPQGARVLLIGHLDTVFEEDSPFQRFEVVDDSTVRGPGVEDMKGGNIAILYALKALAAVGALEGTTIRVVMTGDEEDPGRPLADARAALIDAARESDLALGFESGSVIDGQEVAVVARRSSTKWLLRVSGRRNHSSTIFKDDVGAGAIFEAARILDGFYSHVRGEQYLTFNPGVILGGTALDYDRDEVRGTLSGKTNIVAQDVIVHGGIRTISSEQLERAKDKMHAIVAQHLPHTSATIEFDEGYPSMPPTQGNVALLERLSAVSQDLGYGPIHPHDPGARGAADVSFVAPYVDAIDGLGPHGEGGHTTEETMDVRTFPRAITRAAVLLLRLTGEPTSLTGRGGRMRDGG
- a CDS encoding alkaline phosphatase encodes the protein MSRTSLLLAAAFLAGCGGGPPRATAAAAAAAQAPSGATATASAQRAATSDGAARAIFVFIGDGAGVASWSAAKFAADRLAVARMPVMGLVDSRNATLDITDSAAGATVYATGVRTYNGAIGVDVDRQPLRTILEVAEDRGMSTGLVATSSITHATPASFAAHVPDRGMAGEIARQYAAQDIEVLLGGGLQYFDGSGDDASDLLPALSDRYTVVRNAAVLWNAAADAERLLGLFAEDGMDPAIEGRAPTLDAMTSAALAVVAKDDDGFLLVIEGSQPDWRQHGNESLESVAAEMLDLDAAIGVALDYLADNPQTLIVVTADHETGGLALEREDGRDVADYTTGSHSNEMVPLFAAGAGAAAFAGINDNAEIGRLLMRAVGGEAP
- a CDS encoding HAMP domain-containing sensor histidine kinase yields the protein MVKPSTGPWRFGTPVLLLLLGIGVMAAAAFQAHQAVRSQRATVEEALRDYAVVTAWSLGHHLESELGDAVWEHLQAVNHGEGVHSSPSIPPAHDLGHYLDWDSAGCLCHRPDHPVEAYFGFTLGSDTIQVAPNLYAGPGLGVVVDREFQLFREAEGHPAREPRAYPTSELRWLQEALTESARNDYSQDWRFAFVTGEVAGRSLVTAYTVMPTSWGDTVLYALELAPVALAALADGVLDDQDILPPAFTRELGARGILDARLSDAEGRLLWATEGSAPADSARLHRTTRPLPPQFGEMALTASIRPEAVGSLLIGGVPRSRLPILLAMLALATALALFAFGQMRRESRLASERAAFVSSVSHELRTPLAQMRLYLDTLRLGRATSEQAVHKSLGLIDRETTRLANLVDNVLRFSRPESDVARAASTLDLSSEARDAVRGFGPLAEARRVRIVEEIEPDLAVRADRDGVRQIAINFLDNAVKYGPPEQSVTVRVRAAGAGRARLEVEDEGPGVPEDERDAIWLAFRRGDGPSAAAVGGSGIGLSVVRDIAERCGGATWVEEAAGGGALFVAEFDRA
- a CDS encoding response regulator transcription factor, with amino-acid sequence MLDQAGVAADPSAATILLVEDNEDLAEGLRYNLELEGYRVLHAADGGEGLRLAGESDPDLVILDLMLPDLDGFQVLRSLRGDGSNAPVLILTARGAEEDRVRGFRLDADQFVTKPFHLLELLERVQSLLRRHSGRDRDIEETLSFGDVTIDTASHTVRKDSRAVSLTPRAYQLMLALIARGGAVATRQDLLREVWGHRAEVLTRTVDSHVAELRRKLEDDPSRPVHFMTVWKVGYRFEE